One window of the Amycolatopsis mediterranei genome contains the following:
- a CDS encoding response regulator, whose product MRIVIAEDDALLREGLVLLLRSEGFEVAAAVDHPGDLVATVEAVEPDLAVVDVRMPPTFTDEGLRAALEARRRVPGLAILALSAFIEDGYAGDLLAAGGGGAGYLLKERVGKPDEFLDALRRVAAGGTVLDRDVVAVQLARPRPGDPVATLNAREREVVALLAEGHSVPTIGRLLGIGTAAARQHAGDVSTKLRVPDGAQAMLSYLRA is encoded by the coding sequence GTGCGGATCGTGATCGCGGAGGACGACGCCCTGCTGCGGGAAGGGCTGGTGCTGCTCCTGCGCAGCGAGGGGTTCGAGGTCGCCGCGGCCGTCGACCACCCCGGCGACCTGGTGGCGACGGTCGAGGCTGTGGAACCGGACCTGGCCGTCGTCGACGTCCGGATGCCGCCGACGTTCACCGACGAAGGGCTCCGCGCCGCCCTCGAAGCCCGGCGCCGCGTGCCCGGCCTGGCGATCCTCGCGCTTTCGGCGTTCATCGAAGACGGCTACGCGGGCGACCTCCTGGCCGCCGGCGGCGGGGGAGCCGGGTACCTGCTCAAGGAACGCGTCGGCAAGCCCGACGAGTTCCTCGACGCCCTGCGGCGCGTCGCCGCGGGCGGCACGGTCCTGGACCGGGACGTCGTGGCGGTCCAGCTCGCCCGGCCCCGGCCCGGCGACCCGGTGGCCACGCTGAACGCCCGCGAGCGCGAGGTCGTGGCGTTGCTGGCCGAGGGCCATTCGGTGCCGACGATCGGGCGGCTGCTCGGCATCGGCACCGCCGCGGCGCGGCAGCACGCCGGGGACGTCAGCACGAAGCTGCGCGTCCCCGACGGTGCCCAGGCGATGCTCAGCTACCTGCGGGCGTGA
- a CDS encoding ABC transporter permease has product MIWLIWRQHRKQALFTLAALVALAAIMVPTGLAMHTKYDGLGLGACRAALGSASLITQTEAGSRCESLGHQFQQEYGGMVFIAVLFVVLPVLVGVFFGAPLVAREVEQGTHRLVWTQGVTRLQWALAKFGLVGAMTTVLAIGYALGVSWWFEPLVGASTGRLTYLSFDVQGIVPVAYTLFALALGVFAGTYWRKVLPAMGIALVGFAAVRVAIEVLARPRYLPAQSLTFTPTGGQTPNPASGNWVMDLGVRNAAGELVLPDAQIGPCPPAGCGDNPAGPGAVNWLQYQPGDRFWLFQGIETGIFVLLTAALVFFALRRLRTIA; this is encoded by the coding sequence ATGATCTGGCTGATCTGGCGCCAGCACCGCAAGCAGGCGCTGTTCACCCTCGCCGCCCTGGTCGCGCTCGCCGCGATCATGGTGCCCACCGGCCTGGCGATGCACACGAAGTACGACGGCCTCGGCTTGGGCGCTTGCCGGGCGGCGCTCGGCAGCGCGTCGCTGATCACGCAGACCGAGGCGGGTTCGCGCTGCGAAAGCCTCGGCCACCAGTTCCAGCAGGAGTACGGCGGCATGGTGTTCATCGCCGTCCTGTTCGTGGTCCTGCCGGTGCTGGTCGGCGTGTTCTTCGGCGCGCCCTTGGTGGCCCGGGAGGTCGAGCAGGGCACCCACCGTCTGGTGTGGACGCAGGGGGTGACCCGGCTGCAGTGGGCGCTGGCCAAGTTCGGCCTGGTCGGGGCGATGACCACCGTGCTGGCGATCGGGTATGCGCTGGGCGTGTCGTGGTGGTTCGAGCCGCTGGTGGGCGCGAGCACCGGCCGGCTGACCTACCTCTCGTTCGACGTGCAGGGAATCGTCCCGGTTGCCTACACGCTGTTCGCGCTGGCGCTGGGCGTCTTCGCCGGGACGTACTGGCGGAAGGTCCTGCCCGCCATGGGGATCGCCCTGGTCGGGTTCGCGGCGGTCCGCGTCGCGATCGAGGTCCTCGCCCGGCCGCGGTACCTGCCGGCGCAGAGCCTCACGTTCACCCCGACCGGCGGCCAGACGCCGAATCCGGCGTCGGGCAACTGGGTGATGGATCTGGGCGTCCGCAACGCGGCCGGGGAGCTGGTCCTGCCGGACGCGCAGATCGGCCCGTGCCCGCCCGCCGGCTGTGGTGACAACCCCGCCGGTCCCGGGGCGGTCAACTGGCTGCAGTACCAGCCGGGGGACCGGTTCTGGCTCTTCCAGGGCATCGAGACCGGGATCTTCGTGCTCCTGACGGCGGCGCTGGTGTTCTTCGCCCTCCGCCGGCTGCGCACGATCGCCTGA
- a CDS encoding ABC transporter ATP-binding protein: MEPAVEARALGKRYGRTWALQDCELEVPAGRIAALVGPNGAGKTTLLHLAVGLLKPDAGEVRVFGRAPRSALPDIGFVAQDTPLYNDFTAAELVTMGGKLNRRRWDAALARDRLAMLGIPPDKPVGKLSGGQRAQVALALALAKRPRLLLLDEPIASLDPLARREFMQTLMGAVAESETTVLLSSHLLADLERSCDHLIVLQRSRVQLAGPVDELLDSHRTLVGPRAGSESIAGVAEVVRVSHTERQSTLLVRRGDGPIDPLWTEHEVTLEDVVLAHLAEAETRVPASAWEVPA, from the coding sequence ATGGAACCGGCGGTGGAAGCCAGGGCGCTGGGCAAGCGCTACGGGCGCACCTGGGCATTGCAGGACTGCGAATTGGAGGTGCCCGCCGGGCGGATCGCCGCGCTGGTCGGCCCGAACGGCGCGGGCAAGACGACGCTGCTGCACCTGGCCGTCGGCCTGCTGAAACCCGACGCGGGCGAGGTGCGCGTCTTCGGGCGGGCACCGCGGTCCGCGCTGCCGGACATCGGGTTCGTCGCGCAGGACACCCCGCTGTATAACGACTTCACCGCGGCGGAGCTGGTCACCATGGGCGGCAAGCTGAACCGCCGTCGCTGGGACGCCGCGCTGGCGCGTGACCGGCTCGCCATGCTCGGCATCCCGCCGGACAAGCCGGTGGGGAAGCTGTCCGGTGGCCAGCGTGCCCAGGTCGCGCTGGCCTTGGCCCTGGCGAAGCGACCGCGGTTGCTGCTGCTCGACGAACCCATCGCGAGCCTCGACCCGCTCGCGCGCCGCGAGTTCATGCAGACGCTGATGGGTGCCGTGGCCGAGAGCGAGACGACCGTGCTGCTGTCCTCGCACCTGCTCGCCGACCTCGAACGCAGCTGCGACCACCTGATCGTCCTGCAGCGGTCCCGCGTCCAGCTGGCCGGCCCGGTCGACGAGCTGCTCGACAGCCACCGCACGCTCGTCGGCCCGCGAGCGGGCAGCGAATCCATCGCCGGGGTGGCGGAGGTGGTCCGCGTGAGCCACACCGAACGCCAGTCGACGCTGCTGGTCCGCCGCGGCGACGGCCCGATTGATCCACTGTGGACGGAGCACGAAGTGACCCTGGAAGACGTGGTGCTGGCCCACCTCGCCGAAGCGGAGACCCGCGTCCCGGCGTCCGCGTGGGAGGTGCCGGCATGA
- a CDS encoding HNH endonuclease signature motif containing protein, protein MTDNAALSSDAVVLADRIGELVACMRSAEAELGALLVEIEQRGVMELFGYRSAARLLEHLADVPKQAGERMVKRARALHPGRNLDGSPIPALAPATGAAALAGRVSNPMIDVITGVLTQVPPEHHAGVEQNLLSFAADAGHKQVAALGARILAHLNPDGAEPATTEPATPTRELFLRRKRTGIWELNGTFDDETGTRASAVLDALAERRTSDEGPDHRTLPQRYGDAFSDTIDLALNSPDLPTQAGERAHVMVAVSLADLKTGVGTATLGDTGEMSAAEARVHACDSMLIPAVLGEKSEPLNLGRLRRLISAGLRRALYLRDRGCAFPGCHRPPRHCQGHHIRHWADGGPTDLTNLVLMCAHHHRLLHRSGWQVRIAADGLPEFLPPAFLDKRRKPRRNNLHQPLPFAA, encoded by the coding sequence ATGACCGACAACGCGGCCCTCTCCTCCGATGCGGTGGTCCTCGCCGACCGCATCGGTGAGCTGGTCGCGTGCATGCGGTCCGCCGAGGCCGAACTTGGTGCGCTGCTGGTGGAGATTGAGCAGCGTGGAGTGATGGAGCTGTTCGGCTACCGTTCCGCCGCGCGGCTGCTGGAGCACCTGGCCGATGTCCCGAAGCAGGCGGGCGAACGGATGGTGAAACGCGCCCGGGCTCTCCACCCGGGCCGCAACCTCGATGGCAGCCCGATTCCCGCTCTCGCGCCTGCGACCGGTGCCGCGGCGCTGGCGGGAAGGGTGAGCAACCCGATGATCGACGTGATCACCGGCGTCCTCACCCAGGTCCCACCCGAGCACCATGCCGGCGTTGAGCAGAATCTCCTGTCATTCGCCGCCGACGCCGGACACAAACAGGTCGCCGCCCTCGGCGCCAGGATTCTGGCCCACCTGAACCCCGACGGCGCCGAACCCGCCACCACCGAACCCGCCACCCCCACCCGGGAACTGTTCCTGCGCCGCAAAAGAACCGGCATCTGGGAACTGAACGGCACGTTCGACGACGAGACCGGCACCCGCGCCAGCGCCGTCCTCGACGCCCTGGCCGAGCGCCGCACCAGCGACGAGGGCCCCGACCACCGCACCCTGCCCCAACGCTACGGCGACGCCTTCTCCGACACGATCGACCTCGCCCTCAACTCCCCGGACCTGCCCACGCAAGCCGGGGAACGAGCCCACGTGATGGTCGCGGTGTCGCTAGCGGACCTGAAGACCGGGGTCGGGACGGCCACCCTCGGCGACACCGGCGAGATGTCCGCCGCGGAAGCACGGGTGCACGCCTGCGACAGCATGCTCATCCCCGCCGTCCTGGGCGAGAAAAGCGAACCCCTCAACCTCGGCCGCCTCCGCAGACTGATCTCCGCCGGACTCCGCCGCGCCCTCTACCTACGCGACCGCGGCTGCGCGTTCCCCGGCTGCCACCGCCCACCCCGCCACTGCCAAGGCCACCACATCCGCCACTGGGCCGACGGCGGTCCCACCGACCTCACCAACCTGGTCCTCATGTGCGCCCACCACCACCGACTCCTGCACCGCTCCGGCTGGCAAGTCCGCATCGCCGCCGATGGCCTCCCAGAGTTCCTCCCACCAGCATTCCTCGACAAACGCCGAAAACCCAGGCGCAACAACCTCCACCAACCACTGCCATTCGCAGCCTGA
- a CDS encoding indolepyruvate ferredoxin oxidoreductase family protein — protein METFTLEDRYLREAGTVHLTGVQALVRLLFDRVRHDRARGGDPAVFVSGYEGSPLAGYDLELGRRATLLQKHDVVHRPGLNEELAATSVMGSQLVAGAGGQRGVTGFWYGKAPGLDRASDALRHANLAGTDPRGGAVALVGDDPNAKSSTVPCASELALADLAIPVLFPADAQDVLDLGMHAVELSRASGLWTSLKIVANVADASGTATVSPQWTRPEIPGYRHKPTSRLLGASLAELERSLFTVRLPLALEYLRASGINRITRRGPADRIGIVAAGKSYLDLQQAVRILGLDGETPGIRILKLGAIHPLEPTIVREFADGLDEIVVVEEKRAFVETALKEILYGRPGAPKIAGKKDHDGRTLFTELGELDPDGIAAGLARILPAGIPPVDAYRGRRRRERIAVPLLARTPYFCSGCPHNSSTKVPEGTLVGAGIGCHTMALFMEPDQVGTVLGVTQMGGEGTQWIGMAPFVEAEHFVQNIGDGTFTHSGSLAVRAAVAAGVNITYKLLYNSTVAMTGGQDAVGGLPVEKVAELLLVEGAKRVVITSDAPAKHRKLPAGVEVRDRGELLRTQEELAAVKGVTVLIHEQECAAEKRRKRRRGKQTAPATRVVINERVCEGCGDCGTKSNCLSVQPVDTEFGRKTAIHQSSCNVDYSCLAGDCPSFVTVVPTGRKQRRKTADLAADVVPAPENPAKDFTVRITGIGGTGVVTVTQILATAAVLDGRHVRTLDQTGLAQKGGAVVSDLKVTAEPVEQAPKLAAGECDLYLACDALVGADAANLGVADPARTTAVVSTTEVPTGRMVVDTTVSFPDPASVLAPIDTAAARTVSLDARGLAEEFFDDDQFANVLQLGAAYQTGAIPLPASAIERAIELNGTQVAANVQAFRRGRLVVAAPGEKAPAPKPAPAKPSPVRALVHAEPGSELARLLDIRIPELVAYQDQAYARAYAEFVERVRVLEDGPTELTEAVAKHLYKLMAYKDEYEVARLSLDPALTDGLAEQFGAGTKYAYRLHPPVLRALGMRRKISLGPWFRPAFRLLHALRRLRGTRFDPFGRAEVRKVERELIEDYRSVVLQALRAGDVGKARALAELPDLVRGYEDVKLANVARYRQRQAEVLTPAGS, from the coding sequence GTGGAGACGTTCACGCTGGAGGACCGCTACCTGCGGGAGGCGGGAACCGTGCACCTGACCGGGGTGCAGGCCCTGGTGCGGCTGCTGTTCGACCGCGTCCGCCACGACCGCGCCCGCGGCGGCGACCCCGCCGTCTTCGTCTCGGGCTACGAGGGCTCGCCGCTGGCCGGCTACGACCTCGAACTCGGCCGCCGCGCGACGCTGCTGCAGAAGCACGACGTCGTGCACCGGCCCGGCCTCAACGAAGAGCTGGCCGCGACGTCGGTCATGGGCAGCCAGCTCGTCGCGGGTGCCGGCGGGCAGCGGGGTGTCACCGGCTTCTGGTACGGCAAGGCGCCCGGTCTCGACCGCGCCAGCGACGCCCTCCGCCACGCCAACCTGGCCGGCACCGACCCGCGCGGCGGCGCGGTCGCGCTCGTCGGGGACGATCCCAACGCGAAGTCGTCCACCGTCCCGTGCGCGTCCGAGCTCGCTCTCGCCGACCTGGCCATTCCCGTGCTCTTCCCCGCCGACGCCCAAGACGTGCTCGACCTCGGCATGCACGCCGTCGAGCTGTCGCGGGCCAGCGGGCTGTGGACGTCGCTGAAGATCGTCGCCAACGTCGCCGACGCGTCCGGCACCGCCACCGTGAGTCCTCAGTGGACCAGGCCCGAGATCCCCGGGTACCGGCACAAGCCGACGTCACGACTGCTCGGCGCGAGCCTCGCCGAACTGGAGCGCAGCCTCTTCACCGTCCGGCTCCCGCTCGCCCTCGAGTACCTGCGCGCGAGCGGGATCAACCGGATCACCCGGCGCGGGCCGGCCGACCGGATCGGCATCGTCGCCGCCGGCAAGTCCTATCTGGACCTCCAGCAGGCGGTGCGCATCCTCGGCCTGGACGGGGAAACGCCCGGCATCCGCATCCTCAAGCTCGGCGCGATCCACCCCCTCGAGCCCACGATCGTCCGCGAGTTCGCCGACGGGCTCGACGAGATCGTCGTCGTCGAGGAGAAGCGCGCCTTCGTGGAGACCGCGCTCAAGGAGATCCTCTACGGCCGCCCCGGTGCGCCGAAGATCGCCGGCAAGAAGGACCACGACGGCCGGACGCTGTTCACCGAGCTGGGTGAGCTGGACCCGGACGGCATCGCCGCCGGGCTGGCCAGGATCCTGCCGGCGGGCATCCCGCCGGTCGACGCCTACCGGGGTCGGCGCCGTCGCGAGCGCATCGCCGTCCCGCTGCTCGCGCGGACGCCGTACTTCTGCTCGGGCTGCCCGCACAACTCGTCGACGAAGGTGCCGGAAGGGACGCTCGTCGGCGCGGGCATCGGCTGCCACACCATGGCCCTGTTCATGGAGCCGGACCAGGTCGGCACCGTCCTCGGCGTGACGCAGATGGGCGGCGAAGGCACGCAGTGGATCGGCATGGCGCCGTTCGTCGAGGCCGAGCACTTCGTCCAGAACATCGGCGACGGCACGTTCACCCACTCCGGCAGCCTCGCCGTGCGCGCGGCGGTCGCCGCCGGCGTCAACATCACCTACAAGCTGCTCTACAACTCCACCGTGGCGATGACCGGCGGCCAGGACGCCGTCGGCGGACTGCCCGTGGAGAAGGTCGCGGAGCTGCTGCTCGTCGAGGGCGCGAAGCGGGTCGTGATCACCAGTGACGCGCCGGCGAAGCACCGGAAGCTGCCGGCCGGCGTCGAGGTCCGCGACCGCGGCGAACTCCTGCGCACGCAGGAGGAACTGGCCGCGGTCAAGGGCGTCACCGTGCTGATCCACGAGCAGGAGTGCGCGGCCGAGAAGCGCCGGAAGCGCCGCCGCGGCAAGCAGACCGCGCCCGCCACGCGCGTGGTCATCAACGAGCGCGTCTGCGAGGGCTGCGGCGACTGCGGCACCAAGTCGAACTGCCTGTCCGTGCAGCCGGTGGACACCGAATTCGGCCGGAAGACGGCGATCCACCAGTCGTCGTGCAACGTCGACTACTCCTGCCTGGCCGGGGACTGCCCGTCGTTCGTCACCGTGGTGCCGACCGGCCGGAAGCAGCGGCGGAAGACCGCCGACCTGGCCGCTGACGTCGTCCCGGCGCCGGAGAACCCGGCGAAGGACTTCACCGTCCGGATCACCGGGATCGGCGGCACCGGTGTGGTCACCGTGACGCAGATCCTCGCCACCGCCGCGGTGCTCGACGGACGGCACGTCCGCACGCTCGACCAGACCGGGCTCGCGCAGAAGGGCGGCGCGGTCGTCTCCGACCTCAAGGTGACGGCGGAACCGGTCGAACAGGCCCCGAAGCTCGCAGCCGGCGAGTGCGACCTCTACCTGGCCTGCGACGCGCTGGTCGGCGCGGACGCGGCGAACCTCGGGGTCGCCGACCCGGCCCGCACGACCGCCGTCGTCTCCACGACCGAGGTCCCGACCGGCCGGATGGTCGTCGACACGACGGTGTCCTTCCCGGACCCCGCCAGCGTGCTCGCGCCCATCGACACCGCCGCGGCGCGCACGGTGTCGCTGGACGCGCGTGGCCTGGCCGAGGAGTTCTTCGACGACGACCAGTTCGCCAACGTGCTGCAGCTCGGCGCGGCCTACCAGACCGGCGCGATCCCGCTGCCCGCGTCGGCGATCGAACGCGCCATCGAGCTGAACGGCACGCAGGTCGCCGCGAACGTGCAGGCGTTCCGCCGTGGTCGCTTGGTCGTGGCCGCGCCCGGGGAAAAGGCGCCGGCACCGAAGCCCGCGCCGGCGAAGCCGAGCCCAGTGCGCGCTCTGGTGCACGCCGAGCCGGGCTCCGAACTCGCGCGGCTGCTCGACATCCGCATCCCCGAACTGGTCGCCTACCAGGACCAGGCCTACGCCCGCGCGTATGCGGAGTTCGTCGAGCGGGTGCGGGTGCTGGAGGACGGCCCGACGGAGCTCACCGAGGCCGTCGCGAAGCACCTGTACAAGCTGATGGCGTACAAGGACGAGTACGAGGTCGCCCGGCTGTCGCTGGACCCGGCGTTGACCGACGGCCTGGCCGAACAGTTCGGCGCGGGCACGAAGTACGCCTACCGGCTGCACCCGCCGGTGCTGCGGGCGCTCGGCATGCGGCGCAAGATCAGCCTCGGCCCGTGGTTCCGCCCGGCGTTCCGGCTGCTGCACGCGCTGCGGCGGCTGCGCGGCACCCGCTTCGACCCGTTCGGCCGCGCCGAGGTGCGCAAGGTCGAGCGCGAGCTGATCGAGGACTACCGCAGCGTGGTGCTCCAGGCGTTGCGCGCCGGGGACGTCGGCAAGGCGCGGGCTCTGGCCGAGCTGCCCGACCTCGTCCGCGGCTACGAAGACGTCAAGCTGGCCAACGTGGCCCGGTACCGGCAGCGGCAGGCCGAAGTCCTCACGCCCGCAGGTAGCTGA
- a CDS encoding thiamine pyrophosphate-binding protein → MNVAELVGRTLAGLGAGTAFGVVGSGNFEVTNALRAGGVRFVAARHEGGAASMADAYARMSGQVSVLSLHQGCGLTNAVTGITEAAKSRTPMLVLTADSAAASVLSNFRIDQDGLAAAVGAVPERVHSAATAVADTARAFRTARQQRRTVVLNLPLDVQSQPAPSPLPLPDIPGPALVRPDTAAVAALTNLLAAAERPVFIAGRGARGSGDVLRELAARCGALLATSAVAHGLFLDDPFALGISGGFASPAAAELIVGADLVVGWGCALNMWTTRHGKLLSPHARLVQVDVEQAALGAHRPIDLGVVGDVAATALDVLALTQEHRGYRTAEVAARIAAGRWNDVEHEDLSGDGRIDPRTLSRLLDELLPAERIVSIDSGNFMGYPSAYLSVPDEHGFCFTQAFQSIGLGLGTAIGAALARPDRLPVLGTGDGGFHMALSELDTAVRLELPLVVIVYNDAAYGAEIHHFGDADMTTVRFPDSDLAAIARGFGCTGVTVRSAEDLPAVREWLTEPRSAPLVIDAKIADDGGSWWLAEAFRH, encoded by the coding sequence GTGAACGTCGCCGAACTCGTCGGCCGCACCCTGGCCGGCCTCGGCGCCGGCACGGCGTTCGGCGTGGTGGGCAGCGGCAACTTCGAGGTGACCAACGCGTTGCGCGCGGGCGGCGTCCGGTTCGTCGCGGCCCGCCACGAGGGCGGCGCGGCGAGCATGGCCGACGCGTACGCCCGGATGAGCGGCCAGGTGTCGGTGCTCTCGCTGCACCAGGGTTGCGGCTTGACCAACGCCGTCACCGGGATCACCGAAGCGGCCAAGAGCCGGACGCCGATGCTGGTGCTCACGGCGGACTCCGCGGCCGCGTCGGTGCTGTCGAACTTCCGCATCGACCAGGACGGCCTGGCGGCAGCGGTCGGCGCGGTGCCCGAGCGCGTGCACTCGGCGGCGACGGCGGTGGCCGACACCGCGCGGGCGTTCCGGACGGCGCGCCAGCAGCGTCGGACGGTGGTGCTGAACCTCCCGCTCGACGTCCAGTCCCAGCCGGCACCGTCACCGCTGCCGCTGCCGGACATCCCGGGCCCGGCTCTCGTGCGACCGGACACCGCCGCGGTGGCGGCGTTGACGAACCTCCTGGCCGCCGCCGAGCGGCCGGTGTTCATCGCCGGCCGAGGCGCCCGCGGCAGCGGAGACGTGCTGCGTGAGCTCGCTGCACGGTGCGGCGCGCTGCTGGCGACGTCCGCGGTGGCGCACGGCCTGTTCCTCGACGACCCGTTCGCACTGGGCATCTCGGGCGGTTTCGCGTCCCCGGCGGCGGCCGAGCTGATCGTGGGCGCCGACCTGGTCGTCGGCTGGGGCTGCGCGCTGAACATGTGGACAACGCGCCACGGCAAGCTGCTCAGCCCGCACGCGAGATTGGTCCAGGTCGACGTCGAGCAGGCAGCCCTGGGCGCGCACCGCCCGATCGACCTGGGTGTCGTCGGCGACGTCGCGGCCACCGCCCTCGACGTGCTCGCCTTGACGCAGGAGCACCGCGGCTACCGCACCGCAGAGGTGGCGGCCCGGATCGCGGCGGGCCGCTGGAACGACGTCGAGCACGAAGACCTCTCCGGCGACGGCCGGATCGACCCACGGACGCTGAGCCGGCTCCTGGACGAGCTGCTGCCGGCCGAGCGGATCGTCTCGATCGACTCGGGCAATTTCATGGGGTACCCGAGCGCGTACCTGTCGGTGCCCGACGAGCACGGGTTCTGCTTCACCCAGGCGTTCCAGAGCATCGGCCTGGGCCTGGGCACGGCGATCGGAGCGGCGCTGGCCCGCCCGGACCGCCTGCCGGTGCTGGGCACGGGCGACGGCGGATTCCACATGGCACTGTCCGAATTGGACACGGCGGTCCGCCTGGAACTGCCGTTGGTGGTGATCGTCTACAACGACGCGGCGTACGGCGCGGAGATCCACCACTTCGGCGACGCGGACATGACGACGGTCCGTTTCCCCGACTCCGACCTGGCGGCCATCGCCCGCGGCTTCGGCTGCACGGGCGTCACGGTGCGATCGGCCGAGGACTTGCCGGCGGTGCGCGAGTGGCTGACGGAGCCGCGTTCGGCCCCGTTGGTGATCGACGCCAAGATCGCCGACGACGGCGGATCGTGGTGGCTGGCCGAGGCGTTCCGCCACTAG
- a CDS encoding cyclase family protein: protein MSLLDGLSKSIAGGAIEIVDLTAPLSASTPILQLPEPFANTIPFRLEEISRYDDRGPRWYWNDIHTGEHTGTHLDVPVHWVSGKDGHDVSQVPLKTLVAPAVVLDFSARAAENPDFLLSIDDVRAWTAEHGPLPDGGWLLYRTGWDARSNDQEDFLNADEAGSHTPGVAPECARWLAEETPITGLGVETVGTDAGQAPGLEPMFPCHELLLGAGKHGLTQLQNLASLPPTGVLLLVSPLPIVGGSGSPARVLALVER from the coding sequence ATGTCGTTGTTGGACGGGCTGAGCAAGTCGATCGCGGGCGGGGCGATCGAGATCGTCGACCTCACCGCTCCCCTGAGCGCGAGCACGCCGATCCTGCAACTGCCCGAGCCGTTCGCCAACACGATCCCGTTCCGGCTCGAGGAGATCAGCCGGTACGACGACCGCGGCCCGCGGTGGTACTGGAACGACATCCACACCGGCGAGCACACCGGCACCCACCTCGACGTCCCGGTGCACTGGGTGTCCGGAAAGGACGGTCACGACGTCTCGCAGGTCCCGCTGAAGACGCTGGTGGCGCCCGCGGTCGTGCTCGACTTCTCCGCACGGGCGGCCGAGAACCCGGACTTCCTGCTCTCGATCGACGACGTCCGGGCCTGGACGGCGGAGCACGGGCCGCTGCCCGACGGCGGCTGGCTGCTCTACCGCACCGGCTGGGACGCCCGCAGCAACGACCAGGAAGACTTCCTCAACGCCGACGAGGCCGGCTCGCACACCCCCGGCGTCGCACCCGAGTGCGCGCGGTGGCTCGCCGAGGAAACGCCGATCACCGGGCTCGGCGTCGAAACGGTGGGCACCGACGCGGGACAGGCGCCCGGCCTCGAGCCGATGTTCCCCTGCCACGAGCTCCTGCTGGGCGCCGGGAAGCACGGCCTGACGCAGCTGCAGAACCTCGCGTCCCTGCCGCCGACCGGCGTGCTGCTGCTGGTCTCGCCGCTGCCGATCGTCGGCGGCTCGGGCAGCCCCGCCCGCGTGCTGGCCCTGGTGGAGCGGTGA
- a CDS encoding Lrp/AsnC family transcriptional regulator: MPEELLDATDHEILGLLREDARRTLSDIAGRVTLSTAAVKRRIDRLRESGVITGFTVQVDHAKLGWGIEAFTELRFVGNTKVAEILRTTTRMPEAQAVFTIAGDPDALVWLRVRDMAHLQKTIDEIRRHHQVTGTKTLIALESWSR, translated from the coding sequence ATGCCCGAAGAGCTGCTCGACGCCACCGACCACGAGATCCTCGGCCTGCTGCGCGAGGACGCCCGCCGCACGCTGTCCGACATCGCCGGCCGCGTGACGCTGTCCACGGCGGCGGTCAAGCGCCGCATCGACCGGCTGCGTGAGAGCGGCGTGATCACCGGGTTCACGGTCCAGGTCGACCACGCGAAACTGGGGTGGGGGATCGAGGCGTTCACCGAGCTGCGGTTCGTCGGCAACACGAAGGTCGCCGAGATTCTCCGGACGACCACGCGGATGCCCGAGGCTCAGGCGGTGTTCACGATCGCCGGTGATCCGGATGCGCTGGTGTGGCTGCGCGTCCGGGACATGGCCCACCTGCAGAAGACGATCGACGAGATCCGCCGGCACCACCAGGTGACGGGGACGAAGACGTTGATCGCACTGGAATCCTGGTCGCGGTAG
- a CDS encoding GntR family transcriptional regulator, with translation MIEFVLDGRSRVATYMQLVVQVKQALRVGLLRPDDQLPKVRDVAEALAINPNTVLKAYRELVLEGLAEGRPGVGTFVTGTLAGPSLGHQAQLRDELVAWLERAETAGMSPDDIAALIETTIRGTRVPHDLS, from the coding sequence GTGATCGAGTTCGTCCTCGACGGCCGTTCCCGGGTGGCCACGTACATGCAGCTCGTCGTCCAGGTGAAGCAGGCGTTGCGCGTCGGCCTGCTGCGGCCCGACGACCAGCTGCCGAAGGTGCGGGACGTGGCCGAGGCGCTGGCGATCAACCCGAACACCGTGCTCAAGGCCTACCGCGAGCTGGTGCTGGAGGGGCTGGCCGAAGGCCGCCCGGGGGTGGGCACCTTCGTCACCGGCACCCTGGCCGGGCCTTCCCTGGGTCACCAGGCACAGCTGCGCGACGAACTGGTGGCCTGGCTGGAGCGGGCCGAAACCGCGGGGATGTCGCCCGACGACATCGCCGCCCTCATCGAAACCACGATCCGCGGCACCCGGGTGCCGCACGACCTGTCGTAG